A single Candidatus Methylomirabilis sp. DNA region contains:
- the ccmE gene encoding cytochrome c maturation protein CcmE translates to MKPRHVKFVLGGLVVAGALGYLIFGGLQETLVYFVTPTELKEQGTSAVGKALRVGGMVESGSIQWDPRTLELAFRLSDGVAMVPVRHRGVPPDLFAEGRGAVVEGTITAEGVFQASQILAKHSEEYRPPREGEGKAALRERFRSLLQEKPGS, encoded by the coding sequence GTGAAGCCGCGGCACGTCAAGTTCGTGCTGGGCGGCCTGGTGGTCGCGGGGGCGCTGGGCTACCTGATCTTCGGGGGCCTGCAGGAGACCCTGGTCTACTTCGTGACCCCCACGGAGCTCAAGGAGCAGGGGACGAGTGCCGTCGGGAAGGCGCTTCGGGTCGGGGGGATGGTGGAGTCGGGCTCGATCCAGTGGGACCCCCGCACCCTGGAGCTCGCCTTCCGCCTCTCGGACGGCGTCGCAATGGTTCCCGTCCGGCACCGGGGGGTTCCCCCCGATCTGTTTGCTGAGGGACGCGGAGCGGTGGTGGAGGGGACGATCACGGCGGAAGGGGTCTTCCAGGCGAGTCAGATCCTGGCCAAGCACTCCGAGGAGTACCGGCCGCCCCGGGAAGGGGAGGGGAAGGCCGCCCTGCGGGAGCGCTTCCGGTCCCTCCTCCAGGAGAAGCCGGGGTCATGA
- a CDS encoding heme lyase CcmF/NrfE family subunit: protein MTAQLGHFTLVLALLVTLYGAVAFLVGSRRRLPPLLASAERSVLVSFGLVTLALLVMEYALVTSDFSIRYVANVSTKASPIRYKIAGLWGNLEGSILLWEWLQVLFIALVVFRFRRRPHPLAPHALGVLMGISAFFLVLLAAVTNPFQQHAPVPPDGRGLNPLLEVTDMLVHPLLLYHGYVGFSVPFAFAFAALLTGRLENEWLTLTRRWTVLAWLFLTAGILYGGWWSYRTLGWGGYWAWDPVENASFMPWLTGTAFLHSVMIQEKRGMLKVWNLVLITLTFALVIFGTFLTRSGILSSVHAFAEGPVGIFFLAFLATVVLGTLGLLLWRAEQLRVPGELDSLVSRESAFLLNNLLLVAFCFTVFLGTIFPLLAEAVRGVKVSVGAPFFNYVNVPIGLALLFLMGVGPVIPWRRASWASLRRNVVGPTATAALATALLMVAGVRGFFPVLGFVLPAFVGATVVMEFGRGMRARRRLQGEGWGTAFRGLVERNRRRYGGLIVHLGVVLLTIGIVGSSTYKLEREAALAPGESFQVGRYTVRFDGLEGAEAPTHFRVWGAFTVSTDGRPGRVLKPAQRFYQGYDSPFASVDARYGLREDLYLILASFARDGSQATVKALVNPLISWIWLGGVVILVGALTALWPGRREEKP, encoded by the coding sequence ATGACGGCTCAGCTCGGGCACTTCACGCTGGTCCTCGCCCTCCTGGTGACCCTCTACGGGGCGGTGGCCTTCCTGGTGGGAAGCCGCCGGCGCCTCCCGCCCCTGCTCGCCAGCGCCGAGCGGAGCGTCCTCGTGAGCTTCGGCCTCGTCACGCTGGCGCTGCTCGTCATGGAGTACGCCCTCGTCACCAGCGACTTCTCCATCCGGTACGTGGCCAACGTGAGCACCAAGGCCAGCCCGATCCGGTACAAGATCGCGGGCCTGTGGGGGAACCTGGAGGGCTCCATCCTCCTGTGGGAGTGGCTGCAGGTCCTCTTCATCGCCCTCGTCGTCTTCCGGTTCCGGCGGCGGCCCCACCCGCTCGCCCCCCACGCCTTGGGCGTCCTCATGGGAATTTCCGCCTTCTTCCTGGTCCTCCTGGCGGCCGTCACGAACCCCTTCCAGCAGCACGCCCCGGTCCCGCCGGACGGGCGGGGGCTGAACCCGCTGCTGGAGGTGACCGACATGCTCGTCCACCCCCTCCTGCTCTACCACGGGTACGTGGGGTTTTCGGTCCCCTTCGCCTTCGCCTTCGCGGCCCTGCTCACGGGCCGGCTGGAGAACGAGTGGCTGACCCTCACCCGCCGGTGGACCGTGCTGGCCTGGCTCTTCCTGACCGCCGGGATCCTCTACGGGGGCTGGTGGTCCTACCGGACGCTGGGGTGGGGCGGGTATTGGGCCTGGGATCCGGTGGAGAACGCCTCCTTCATGCCCTGGCTCACCGGGACCGCCTTCCTGCACTCGGTGATGATCCAGGAGAAGCGGGGAATGCTCAAGGTCTGGAACCTGGTCTTGATCACCCTGACGTTCGCGCTGGTCATCTTCGGGACGTTCCTGACCCGGAGCGGCATCCTCTCCTCGGTCCACGCCTTTGCCGAGGGGCCGGTGGGGATCTTCTTTCTCGCGTTCCTGGCGACGGTCGTGCTCGGCACCCTCGGGCTCTTGCTCTGGCGGGCGGAGCAGCTCCGGGTCCCGGGGGAGTTGGACTCCCTCGTCTCCCGGGAGAGCGCGTTCCTGCTGAACAACCTCCTGCTGGTGGCCTTCTGTTTCACCGTCTTCCTGGGGACCATCTTCCCCCTCCTGGCCGAGGCGGTCCGGGGGGTGAAGGTGAGCGTGGGAGCCCCGTTCTTCAACTACGTGAACGTCCCGATCGGCCTCGCCCTCCTCTTCCTCATGGGGGTGGGGCCCGTCATCCCCTGGCGGCGCGCCTCCTGGGCAAGCCTCAGGCGCAACGTCGTCGGGCCGACTGCTACGGCCGCCCTCGCGACGGCTCTCCTGATGGTGGCGGGGGTTCGCGGGTTCTTTCCGGTCCTGGGCTTTGTCCTCCCCGCGTTCGTCGGCGCCACGGTGGTCATGGAGTTCGGGCGGGGGATGCGCGCGCGCCGGCGGCTGCAGGGGGAGGGGTGGGGCACCGCCTTCCGGGGACTGGTCGAGAGGAACCGGCGCCGCTACGGCGGCCTCATCGTCCACCTGGGGGTCGTCCTCCTGACGATTGGGATCGTCGGCTCCAGTACCTACAAGCTGGAGCGGGAGGCGGCCCTCGCGCCCGGGGAATCGTTCCAGGTGGGGCGCTACACGGTGCGCTTCGACGGCCTCGAGGGGGCCGAGGCGCCCACGCACTTCCGCGTCTGGGGGGCCTTCACCGTCAGTACCGACGGCCGGCCCGGGAGGGTCCTGAAGCCGGCGCAGCGGTTTTACCAGGGGTACGATTCCCCCTTCGCCAGCGTGGATGCCCGCTACGGGCTCCGGGAAGACCTCTACCTGATCCTGGCGTCCTTCGCCCGGGACGGGAGCCAGGCGACGGTGAAGGCCCTGGTCAACCCGCTGATCTCCTGGATCTGGCTGGGGGGGGTGGTCATCCTGGTGGGGGCGCTGACGGCCCTGTGGCCCGGCCGGCGAGAGGAGAAGCCATGA
- a CDS encoding cytochrome c-type biogenesis protein, which translates to MRRRSMVSLLAGGAILLAFLPGGAGAVPEEEVHHIAMELRCPVCQNLSVGDSPSEMAKEMRGLIRERLERGETREEVLAYFVSKYGEWILLSPRASGFNLLVWILPLAAVLAGAVGIFVVVRRWNSRAKARAGAEAHRFPDPASLERVRRELEATEGGPPA; encoded by the coding sequence ATGAGGCGGCGGTCGATGGTCTCGCTGCTGGCGGGTGGCGCGATCCTGCTCGCCTTCCTCCCGGGGGGGGCGGGCGCGGTGCCGGAAGAGGAAGTCCATCACATCGCCATGGAGCTCCGCTGTCCCGTCTGCCAGAACCTCTCGGTGGGGGATTCCCCATCCGAGATGGCGAAGGAGATGCGGGGCCTCATCCGGGAGCGCCTGGAACGGGGCGAGACCCGGGAGGAGGTCCTCGCCTACTTCGTGAGCAAGTATGGCGAGTGGATCCTCCTCTCGCCGCGGGCCAGCGGGTTCAATCTCCTCGTATGGATCCTCCCTCTCGCCGCCGTCCTGGCCGGGGCCGTGGGGATCTTCGTCGTGGTCCGGCGCTGGAACTCGCGGGCCAAGGCCCGCGCCGGGGCCGAAGCGCATCGTTTCCCCGACCCCGCCTCCCTGGAGCGGGTTCGCCGAGAGCTGGAGGCGACCGAAGGGG